AGGAGCTGTGGCTCAAAACCATCGACGTAAACCTTCACGGCGCTTTCCGGATAACCAGGGCAGTGCTGCCCCTTATGACGGGAAGTCCGGGCAGTATCGTCAATACATCGTCGAGGGCAGCCAAAGTGGCGCCTCTCCTGAACGGCGCCTATGCCGTGGCAAAGGCCGGCATCAATATGCTCACCAGGGTCATGGCCAGGGAACTGGCTGGCATGAACATACGGGTCAATGCCGTATGTCCCGGGCAAATCGACACGGACCTGGAGAAATGGCGGTTCGGCCTTGAGGCGAAACTGCTGAATTCAACCGTGGAGGCACGGGAGAAGGAAATGATTAAGACCATACCCCAGGGACGATTGGGCACCATAGAAGAAGTGGGCAGTGTCGTCGCCTTTCTGGCTTCAAATGATTCATCTTACATGACCGGGCAGACCATCAATGTCTGCGGCGGGCAGCTCATGGAATTGTAAAAACCGGAGGAATATCATGAACGAAATTACGGGAGGACAGCTTGCGGCTGAGGCCCTTGTGGCAAGAAAAGTGGAGAAGATATTCACGCTCAGCGGCGGCCACATAACACCCATTTATCAGCACCTGGAAAATACAAGCGTGGAACTATTCGATACGCGCCACGAACAGGCCGCCGTTTTTATGGCTGAGGCCACGGCCCGCATGACACGGAAGGCGGCCACGGTCATGGTAACGGCGGGCCCGGGATTCACCAACGCACTGACGGGGATAGCCAGCGCCAGTCTCTCCAACGCTCCGATTGTTCTCATCGCCGGGTGTGTCGGCCTGGAAACCAGGGAAAAACTGGACCTCCAGGATATGCGCCAGGCCCCGGTGATCGAGCCCATGGTGAAGAAGGCCCTTGTCTGTCATAAAACCGAACGCATTCCCGAATATATCGACATGGCCTATCGCATTGCCGAAAGCGGAAGGCCCGGGCCCGTGTACCTGGAACTTCCCGTTGATGTGCTCAACGCCAAAATCGATGCGGAAAAGGCCGTAAGGCCCATGACGGTCATGGAATCACGACCCGTGGACCTGGCAGGGGCAAAAAAGATTATCGATCTTCTGGCCAAATCAGAGAGGCCCATGATAATTGGCGGCAGCGGTGTCTGGTATTCCCGCAGTGAAACGGTTCTGAAAGATTTTATTGAAAAGACCGGCGCGCCTCTCTATACCTTTGCCATGGGCCGCGGTGTAGTTCCCGATACGCATAAACTTTGTTTTGAATCATCCCTGGCCATACGACCGGGATCGGCAATGCATGCCAGCCTGAACGCGGACCTGGTAATAATTCTCGGGACCCGCCTGAGTCTTTTTAACATATTCGGAGGAATTTATAACCGGAATGCGCGTATGGTGCAGGTTGATATTCTGCCCGAGGAGATCGGCAGGAACCGGTCCATCGACGTGCCCATTGTCAGCGATATCAGGTCGCTCCTCGAGGAGTGCCTGCGTCTCGCGGGGAAAAAGAAAACTTCCATGGCGGAAAGATTCAAGCCCTGGGTGAAGGAACTGACCGCGAAGGATGCTGAAGGTAAAAAGCTTGCCATGCTGAACTGGAAGAGCGATACTGTTCCCATTCATCCCCTTCGGCTGGCCTGGGAAATCAATTCATTCATGAACGGCCAGGACGATATCGTCATTGCCGACGGCGGTGACACGGCCACATGGTGCGGCATGACCAGGACCATGCGTAAAGGGGGACATTATCTCGATTACGGACTGTACGGCAGCCTGGCCGTGGGACTTCCCTATGCCAATGCTGCAAAACTCCTGTATCCGGAGAAGAGAGTTCTCCTCATGTCGGGAGACGGGGCTATCGGGTTCAACTTCATGGAATTCGAGACGTCTGTCAGAAAGGGACTTCCTGTTGTGGCGGTGATAAGCAATGACCAGGGCTGGGGAATGATCAGACACAGCCAGGAGATCCGCATGGGACATGCGATTCCCAACGGAACCTTCATCGGCAAGGTCAATTATCACGGCATGGTGGAGGCCCTGGGCGGCCTGGGCCTCTACGTGGAAAAACCGGCGGATATCAGGCCGGCCCTGGAAAAAGCCTTCGCATCGGGGAAGACGGCATGTATCAATGTCATGACCGACACCACCACGGTCAGTCCCGGCAGTATCGCCCTGGCGAACCTGGGAGGCTATAAGGCCTGAAAATAAAAAGGGGTTTCCCCCGGCGAATCAATAGTTGACTTTGATAGATTGGCAGTCGTTATTACGGGACCCCGGCGAATATACCGTTTGATGGGCATCGATCAACAGTCGCCACCCCTATAAGGGGTTAAAACCGTCTCCCCTGGAATGGCAGATATACAGCCCCTTCCAGGGGCGGCGACAAAGAATCCATGCCGCACATTACCTGTGTACGCCGGGGTGCGGCAGGGGAACATAACTGACTTTTATATAGATATTTATTGGAAATATTGAATGAAAGCAAAAATTACAGGAAAAACAGCGGTGATAACGGGAGGCGCCAGCGGTATCGGCGCAGCCATCGGACGGAAGTTCGGCAAAGAGGGAGCACGCATCGTCATTATTGATATGGACGGAGATAATGCCGGGACGATGAAGCGTGAGCTTGAAGACGCGGGAATTCCGGCTATGGCCATATCCTGCGACGTCACCGATGAGAAGGCCTGCCAGGAGGCGATGCGGAAAATTATTCATGAGACAGGCGGCATCGATATCCTCGTTAATAATGCCGGGATTACGCAGCGAAGCTCTTTCAGGGATACGGAGATATCGGTATACCGGAAGGTCATGGAGGTGAACTTTTTCGGCTCACTCAACTGTACCAAGGCGGCCATTGAAAGCATCATTGAGCGAAAGGGGACTATCGTGGTGACCTCGAGCATAGCGGGACTGGGTCCTCTCCTGGGAAGAACGGGCTATAGCGCCAGCAAGCACGCCCTCCACGGTCTCTTTGAGAGCCTCCGCACCGAAGTATCCCACCTGGGTGTGAATATCCTCATGCTCTGTCCCGGCTTCACCCGGACGAACCTTCAGTCGCGGGCCCTGGATGCCGACGGCAGCATTACGCGGCATGCCCAGTCAACGATGGGGAAGCAGGACAGCCCGGAACATGTGGCGGAGAAGCTGTACCGTGCCGTAATGAAAAGAAAGCCTATTGTGGTGCTTACCCTGTCTGGGAAGGCGGGATATCTGTTGAACCGGCTTTTCCCTTCACTGTATGAAAAAATCATCATTAAAAATTTTAAAAAAGAGCTTGAGCGCTGAGACCGGAATCGGATAAGCATGAAGTATGGGATCGAAGGAACGCCGGGAGCGTGAAAAGGAAGATCGGCGACGGCAAATATTGAACGCCGCACGGCATCTGCTCTTTGACAAAGGCCTGAATGGTACAACTGTCAATAAAATCGCGAAGATGGCTGAACTGAGTGTCGGACTCATTTACTTCTATTTCAAGAGCAAAGAAGAGATATATGCAGCGCTCCAGGAAGAGGGACTGGAAATATTGTATATCCTGATCCAGGACAGGGCTTCCACGGAAGATACATGCGCTGTGAGGCTAAAAAACATCTCCGAAGCCTATTATGAATTCAGCGAAAAGTATAAAGATTACTTCGATATACTGAATTATTTTCTCACCTCGCCGGAAAGGCTTTTTCCTCAGAACCTGAAGCGTCAGATCGACGCACATGGTAACAAAATTCTGTCAATTCTTGACGATGTCATAATTTCTGGCTGCGAAAAGGGGGAAATAACCGTGGAGAGTCCGCGACATGTTTCCATCATGTTCTGGAGTATTATTCATGGATATCTCCAGTTCAGAAAGCTGCGTGAAACCATCCTTCATTCTGTTGATTACAGGACCCTCTACAGGGAAAATGTCAATCGCTTCATTAAAAGCATTACATAATTCAGATTTTTATTCGCCTCCTGACTCTCGAAGGGGGGACGTGGAGAGGAAATTAATTGTAATAAAGTTAATCCTGTAAAACAAAGCATCTTTAAAAATTGAAGCGGGAAATGTGCGGTTGTTGGCGCTGCACGCTGCATCTTGCGGCAAAATACTGTTGACACACAAGAAATTTTGTCTTACACTGATTTCTGTAAAGAGAGTCCTTGTCAGTTATAATGGGTTTTTGTGGGTAAAATCATTTTAAAAATTCCGCGTCATGAAAAAACCGTTTCCGTTGAGGAAAAAGCCAGTCAACCTGATATCGCGCAGTGCGGTATGGAAACATATGAGGGAACTCCGCAGGATTGCCGCCTCATTGATTCAACGCCGCCCTCAGGATATCCCTTCGCACACTCTGCCGACCAGATCGTTCCCGAAGAAATTACTGCCGGTTTGAATACCGGTATCATTGGCGGAAAACTTGTATACTTACGCGAAGTTACCTCCACACAGGACATGGCTGAAAAACTGGCCCGCGAAGGAGCAATAGAGGGAACCACGGTAATTGCTGAAAAACAGCTGGCGGGCAGAGGTAGAAGGGGACGAAACTGGATATCACCCTCAGGAGGCGGCATATATATATCTTTAGTTTTGAGGCCTGATATAAATCCGATTAATATTGCCCAGGTGCCCATGGCAGCCGGTGTGGCCCTGACAAAAACAATTGAACAGGTCACGGGCATACAGTCAAAAATTAAATGGCCTAATGATATTATGATTGGAACCCGCAAGGTTGCGGGAATCCTGACAGAGATGAATTGCGAAGCAGACAGAGTTAACTACATTATTCTTGGAATCGGCATAAACGTAAATACCGGCATGCAAAACCTGCCTGAATTAATAAGGAACACCGCCACATCTCTCAGGGAACAGTCGGGCAGTGAGGTTTCCCGTATGGAATTCATACGATGTCTGCTGTCACAATTTGAAGATATTTACAAAGAATTCATTGTTAATGGATTTTCCCCGATCTTAACTCAATGGAAACAACTGAACAACACTATCGGCTCTAAAGTAAGGGTATTTGATGACACCTGGGAGATCAGCGGAACAGCAGTGGATATTGATGAAGATGGGTCCCTTTTGGTTGAAACCGATAGCGGAGTAATTAAAAAAATAATCAGTGGAGATGTTTCACTGCGTAACCGGTAAATTTCATCGGCAAGGGTATTGTATCCGCTTCAAAACCGTTTATCATTTCTGATAGTTCCCTGCATAACGATGCTCTGACCTTTCACCGTATCTTATAAAAATGTATGAGAGCAGGAAAAAAGTACTCAGACCCCCCTATTAAATGAAAATACTTCTTTACAAAATCTAATTGGTCGGATAAAAATCCGTACAGTCGGAATGATATGCAAAAAGGTTAAATTGTACATGTATAGTGTTCAAGCAGTAAACATGTGCTTTGACCTTGGGGATATCCGAAAGACTCATCGGATTGTAAGTCCGGTGGAAGATGGCTGATATGAAAACGAAGGGGAGACCGTCATGGCGATTTTCAGTGTCAAAGAGAAAAATACTATTATTACAGGGGCCTCATCGGGCATAGGCCGGGAGCTGGCTTTATGCTTTGCTGAAGCGGGCGCCCGTCTCTACCTGGGATCTCATCCTTCAGAAGTTGAATCTCTTGCCGGGCTGGCTGATCGTATAGCGAAAGAATACGGCTCTACCCCCGGGATTTTTTCCGTTGACCTGACATCGGAAAACGGCCCAGAGCAATTCTTTTCATCTGTTAAGAAAAGCGGGGCAGGGATCGATATCCTCGTAAACAATGCGGGTATAATGGCTTACGGGGCCTTTGAAAATCTCACACTGACTAAACAGGAAATGATTTTAAAGCTGAATGTCCTTGCATATATGAAGCTTATGCACCTGGCCCTGCCTGATATAATTGCGGCAAAAGGGCGTATTCTGAATGTTGTTTCAGTATCAGCCTTCCAGCCTGCGGTTTATCAGGCGGTCTACGGCGCGTCCAAAGCCTTTGTTCAGAGCCTGAGCGAGGCGGTATCTGAAGAGCTGAGAGGCACCGGGGTAAAGGTTTGTACGCTGAATCCACCCTATACAGAAACACCGCTGCTCCACGGCAGCGGGTTTCCTGACAAACTGCGGTGGTTCAAAATAGCCGGAATGGCCCGACCTGATGAGGTGGCCCGAAAAGGCTTTAAAGCCTTTGTCAAAGGCAAAGGGGTCTACATACCCGGATTGAAGCACCACCTTCTTCACAGAATGCTGAACAGCATTCTTCCCCGCAGTCTGGTGAACCGTTTATCCAGGCTGGCATGCGGAAAGATTAACTGATATTAGAGGATGACTCTTGTTTAGTGGATTCAATTAATTTTATGCGGTAAAATTATTTCTTGACATAATCCGGCCAGTCGGATAATAATCCGGACAGTCGGATACTTGTACAAAAAGGATATATTAAGCATGAATAGTAGCTCAGCAATAAACTTAAACCTGGAACTTGAGGACCTCAGAAAGGCCCAGATTCTGCAGGCAGCCCTTATAAAAATTTCTGAAATGGGAAGCGCCAATGTCACCCTCGATGATATAGCAAAACAGGCTGGAATGTCAAAGGGAGGGGTTGCCTATTATTATAAATCCAAGGATATCCTTTGCAAAGAGGCCTTCAAAGAATTTTTCGTCCGCATATTCAGGCGCAGCAAAGAGACCTTGAGTGCGTGCTCTGACCCCCTGGGTAAACTTTTATCCTTCGGGTGGCTCTACAA
The window above is part of the Spirochaetae bacterium HGW-Spirochaetae-1 genome. Proteins encoded here:
- a CDS encoding short chain dehydrogenase is translated as MKAKITGKTAVITGGASGIGAAIGRKFGKEGARIVIIDMDGDNAGTMKRELEDAGIPAMAISCDVTDEKACQEAMRKIIHETGGIDILVNNAGITQRSSFRDTEISVYRKVMEVNFFGSLNCTKAAIESIIERKGTIVVTSSIAGLGPLLGRTGYSASKHALHGLFESLRTEVSHLGVNILMLCPGFTRTNLQSRALDADGSITRHAQSTMGKQDSPEHVAEKLYRAVMKRKPIVVLTLSGKAGYLLNRLFPSLYEKIIIKNFKKELER
- a CDS encoding acetolactate synthase, which translates into the protein MSAAGSSWNCKNRRNIMNEITGGQLAAEALVARKVEKIFTLSGGHITPIYQHLENTSVELFDTRHEQAAVFMAEATARMTRKAATVMVTAGPGFTNALTGIASASLSNAPIVLIAGCVGLETREKLDLQDMRQAPVIEPMVKKALVCHKTERIPEYIDMAYRIAESGRPGPVYLELPVDVLNAKIDAEKAVRPMTVMESRPVDLAGAKKIIDLLAKSERPMIIGGSGVWYSRSETVLKDFIEKTGAPLYTFAMGRGVVPDTHKLCFESSLAIRPGSAMHASLNADLVIILGTRLSLFNIFGGIYNRNARMVQVDILPEEIGRNRSIDVPIVSDIRSLLEECLRLAGKKKTSMAERFKPWVKELTAKDAEGKKLAMLNWKSDTVPIHPLRLAWEINSFMNGQDDIVIADGGDTATWCGMTRTMRKGGHYLDYGLYGSLAVGLPYANAAKLLYPEKRVLLMSGDGAIGFNFMEFETSVRKGLPVVAVISNDQGWGMIRHSQEIRMGHAIPNGTFIGKVNYHGMVEALGGLGLYVEKPADIRPALEKAFASGKTACINVMTDTTTVSPGSIALANLGGYKA
- a CDS encoding NAD(P)-dependent oxidoreductase gives rise to the protein MKDDMAGKTALVTGAGKKTGIGFGIAKSLAGRGAHIVIADLGALTPGDPEKGAGARREMEDICAFLRETYSVRALAVDVDVTDNGKIAAMIASIKKDFQHIDILCNNAGASFGVPAAFHTYDEELWLKTIDVNLHGAFRITRAVLPLMTGSPGSIVNTSSRAAKVAPLLNGAYAVAKAGINMLTRVMARELAGMNIRVNAVCPGQIDTDLEKWRFGLEAKLLNSTVEAREKEMIKTIPQGRLGTIEEVGSVVAFLASNDSSYMTGQTINVCGGQLMEL
- a CDS encoding biotin--[acetyl-CoA-carboxylase] ligase gives rise to the protein MGKIILKIPRHEKTVSVEEKASQPDIAQCGMETYEGTPQDCRLIDSTPPSGYPFAHSADQIVPEEITAGLNTGIIGGKLVYLREVTSTQDMAEKLAREGAIEGTTVIAEKQLAGRGRRGRNWISPSGGGIYISLVLRPDINPINIAQVPMAAGVALTKTIEQVTGIQSKIKWPNDIMIGTRKVAGILTEMNCEADRVNYIILGIGINVNTGMQNLPELIRNTATSLREQSGSEVSRMEFIRCLLSQFEDIYKEFIVNGFSPILTQWKQLNNTIGSKVRVFDDTWEISGTAVDIDEDGSLLVETDSGVIKKIISGDVSLRNR
- a CDS encoding short-chain dehydrogenase, with product MAIFSVKEKNTIITGASSGIGRELALCFAEAGARLYLGSHPSEVESLAGLADRIAKEYGSTPGIFSVDLTSENGPEQFFSSVKKSGAGIDILVNNAGIMAYGAFENLTLTKQEMILKLNVLAYMKLMHLALPDIIAAKGRILNVVSVSAFQPAVYQAVYGASKAFVQSLSEAVSEELRGTGVKVCTLNPPYTETPLLHGSGFPDKLRWFKIAGMARPDEVARKGFKAFVKGKGVYIPGLKHHLLHRMLNSILPRSLVNRLSRLACGKIN